The Mauremys mutica isolate MM-2020 ecotype Southern unplaced genomic scaffold, ASM2049712v1 000182F_np12_subseq_1:75320_obj, whole genome shotgun sequence genome includes a region encoding these proteins:
- the LOC123357006 gene encoding serine protease 27-like: protein MGHLCSPLAIALLATSLAQGCGKPLVSLSGRILNGQDAKAGAWPWQVSVQRYGSHICGGSLISESWVVSAAHCFDPSVANSSYRVQLGENRIVSEAPTQMSSSVKRVIPHPNYNSSTFLADIALVELEKPIAFTASISPVCLLDASVRVPAGDACWVTGWGNIRPQASSSLAETLQELEVPTVDTMICNDLFREALQKPAGDNPIKEDMMCAGHMEGYKGTAPGDSGGPLVCEEDGTWYLAGIVSWLLKTTVNSVAAGYPGVYDRPNAHNDWIQENVPGVSFMVVNFTLNSASPSTTITTNSAGPSASIPEVLLLTVLLWLTL, encoded by the exons ATGGGACATCTCTGCTCCCCACTGGCCATAGCGCTGCTGGCAACGAGCCTGGCtcagg GCTGCGGCAAGCCGTTGGTCTCACTCTCAGGGCGCATCTTGAATGGTCAAGATGCCAAGGCCGGGGCCTGGCCCTGGCAGGTCAGCGTGCAGAGATACGGCTCCCACATCTGCGGCGGTTCGCTCATCTCCGAGAGCTGGGTGGTGTCAGCAGCTCATTGCTTCGATCC ATCTGTAGCCAATTCATCGTATCGGGTGCAGCTGGGTGAAAACAGGATTGTCAGTGAGGCCCCAACCCAGATGTCCTCATCGGTGAAGCGGGTCATCCCCCATCCCAATTACAACAGTAGCACTTTCCTTGCCGACATCGCCCTGGTGGAGCTGGAGAAGCCAATTGCCTTCACGGCCTCCATCAGCCCCGTGTGCCTGCTCGACGCCTCCGTCCGTGTGCCTGCTGGGGACGCCTGCTGGGTGACGGGCTGGGGGAATATTCGCCCCCAAG CGAGTTCTTCCCTAGCGGAGACGCTGCAGGAGCTGGAGGTGCCCACCGTAGACACCATGATCTGCAATGATCTCTTCCGGGAAGCATTACAAAAGCCTGCGGGTGACAACCCCATCAAAGAGGACATGATGTGTGCCGGGCACATGGAGGGCTATAAGGGGACGGCCCCG GGTGACTCCGGGGGACCCCTGGTGTGTGAGGAGGACGGGACCTGGTACCTTGCTGGGATTGTGAGCTGGTTACTGAAAACAACAGTGAACAGTGTTGCTGCTGGTTACCCCGGGGTCTACGACCGCCCGAATGCCCACAACGATTGGATCCAGGAGAATGTGCCCGGTGTGAGTTTCATGGTGGTGAACTTCACTCTGAACAGTGCCAGTCCCTCTACCACCATCACTACGAACAGTGCCGGTCCCTCTGCCAGCATccccgaggtccttctcctcacTGTGCTTCTGTGGCTGACCCTGTGA